Proteins from a single region of Microbacterium sp. zg-Y818:
- a CDS encoding M23 family metallopeptidase, protein MTLDAPSAVAAPLRRSSRIVTTPAPQPERVLTRAELRRRAARQAEVHDPRIDADPAKPAAPREQAQSDVAAADAAQTHAAELAVFLVAAATVELPAALENSAAVLPEVRDDAHDDAGAMPVASTVPIACAVPPAAVPTSRRARRAAGASAPEKLASDEFERAARLFCFEGGASAPAPAAAPRLARPEAIAHTAGDAARPPRMALARRRLAAASASLGAMSVVGLLAIGLTTPAGAMASVAGSKPAGAASTSLTTAVSSSQDHEEIQAFVSSASNESVDLARDETYSTATMADLAAGSGVRNFDNSFLNNPNSPVQWPFPVGVPYTWGFQMRDGSMHHGIDFVPGQGAEIHAIADGTVRVATEAGGLYGVHVVVDHVVDGELVSSHYAHMEYGSLRVKAGDTVKVGDVLGTVGDTGYSFGAHLHFEIWQNGTTRIDPLEWMRDHTAG, encoded by the coding sequence TTGACCCTCGACGCCCCGTCGGCCGTTGCCGCGCCTCTGCGCCGCTCCAGCCGTATCGTCACCACGCCTGCACCGCAGCCGGAGCGCGTGCTGACCCGCGCGGAGCTGCGCCGCCGGGCCGCTCGGCAAGCCGAAGTCCACGACCCGCGTATCGACGCAGACCCGGCGAAGCCCGCTGCCCCGCGCGAGCAGGCGCAGTCCGATGTCGCAGCGGCCGATGCCGCGCAGACACACGCCGCAGAGCTGGCCGTCTTCCTGGTCGCTGCGGCCACGGTGGAGCTTCCGGCCGCGCTGGAGAACAGCGCCGCGGTTCTCCCTGAGGTTCGGGATGACGCTCACGACGACGCCGGTGCCATGCCGGTGGCATCCACCGTCCCGATCGCCTGCGCCGTACCGCCGGCCGCCGTCCCCACTTCGCGACGAGCGCGCCGCGCGGCCGGTGCGTCTGCGCCGGAGAAGCTCGCCTCGGATGAGTTCGAGCGTGCGGCGCGCCTGTTCTGCTTCGAGGGTGGGGCGTCCGCCCCGGCGCCTGCTGCGGCGCCGCGGCTGGCTCGACCCGAGGCCATCGCCCACACAGCCGGCGACGCGGCGCGCCCGCCGCGCATGGCGCTGGCACGTCGGCGGCTCGCCGCGGCATCCGCCTCGCTCGGCGCCATGAGCGTGGTGGGTCTGCTCGCCATCGGTCTGACGACGCCCGCCGGCGCGATGGCGTCGGTAGCCGGCAGCAAGCCCGCCGGCGCCGCCTCGACGTCGCTGACGACCGCGGTGTCGTCCTCTCAGGACCACGAGGAGATCCAGGCGTTCGTGTCGTCGGCCTCGAATGAGAGCGTCGACCTGGCGCGGGACGAGACGTACTCGACTGCCACGATGGCCGACCTGGCGGCAGGCTCCGGGGTTCGCAACTTCGACAACTCGTTTCTGAACAACCCGAACTCGCCCGTGCAGTGGCCGTTCCCGGTCGGGGTGCCTTACACGTGGGGCTTCCAGATGCGCGACGGCAGCATGCACCACGGCATCGACTTCGTTCCTGGTCAGGGCGCCGAGATCCACGCGATCGCCGACGGCACCGTGCGCGTCGCGACAGAGGCCGGTGGCCTGTACGGCGTCCATGTCGTCGTCGATCACGTCGTCGATGGCGAACTCGTCTCGAGCCACTACGCACACATGGAATACGGCTCGCTGCGGGTGAAGGCGGGCGACACCGTCAAGGTCGGCGACGTGCTCGGCACCGTCGGTGACACGGGGTACTCCTTCGGCGCGCACTTGCACTTCGAGATCTGGCAGAACGGGACGACGAGGATCGACCCGCTGGAATGGATGCGCGATCACACCGCCGGGTGA
- a CDS encoding inositol monophosphatase family protein, which produces MSLQQELGALAVDIAHEAGALARRRREEGVSIAASKSALADIVTEADREVENLIRERIAAARPGDGFLGEESAAERGTTGITWVVDPIDGTVNYAYGIPSYAVSIAAVSGEPDPREWQALAGVIHAPALGELFHVVRGEGAWLGGQRLKVNAEVNPAGSLLATGFGYDPATHAAQLEMLGRVMPLARDIRRIGAASLDLAYVAAGRLDGYFERGLHPWDHAAGVLLVEEAGGVAAGVPGSAPTREMTIVGSAELVARLSAIVFAGAAGNNATTP; this is translated from the coding sequence ATGAGCCTGCAGCAGGAACTGGGAGCACTCGCCGTCGACATCGCCCACGAGGCGGGCGCGCTGGCACGGCGACGCCGCGAAGAGGGAGTGTCGATCGCCGCGAGCAAGTCCGCGCTGGCCGACATCGTCACCGAGGCCGACCGCGAGGTGGAGAACCTCATCCGCGAGCGGATCGCCGCGGCCCGGCCGGGGGATGGCTTCCTCGGTGAGGAATCTGCCGCGGAGAGGGGCACCACCGGGATCACGTGGGTCGTGGACCCGATCGACGGCACCGTGAACTACGCCTACGGCATCCCCTCCTATGCCGTCAGCATCGCGGCGGTCTCGGGTGAGCCCGACCCCCGTGAGTGGCAGGCGCTCGCCGGGGTGATCCATGCGCCGGCGTTGGGCGAGCTTTTCCACGTCGTGCGCGGGGAGGGCGCGTGGCTGGGAGGGCAACGGCTCAAGGTGAACGCCGAAGTGAATCCGGCGGGATCTCTGCTGGCCACCGGGTTCGGCTATGACCCGGCCACCCACGCCGCACAGCTGGAGATGCTCGGGCGGGTCATGCCGCTCGCGCGCGACATCCGCCGCATCGGCGCGGCGTCGCTCGATCTGGCCTATGTCGCCGCGGGGCGCCTCGACGGATACTTCGAGCGCGGCCTTCACCCGTGGGACCACGCCGCCGGCGTGCTGCTGGTCGAAGAGGCCGGTGGCGTCGCCGCAGGCGTTCCGGGTTCCGCGCCCACGCGGGAGATGACCATCGTGGGAAGCGCTGAGCTTGTCGCCAGGCTTTCAGCCATCGTGTTCGCCGGCGCCGCCGGGAACAATGCGACGACTCCGTAA
- a CDS encoding NAD-dependent epimerase/dehydratase family protein: protein MSTVAIIGGTGLLGRATAQELLAHGYEVLSISLPPETAHPLDGVQYVYCDVATASDDELLALLDGVDAVAYAAGADERIAPQAPAAGFFYRANVLPTQRMARLARQAGVTSFVVYGSYFAEFAERWPELGLRENAGYVRTRLLQEQVAFLEGEGAMTVTSLRLPWIFGTMPGAVPLWSMFVAMDAAVPEDSPIAVPAGGTVMVTTSQVAKAARGAIERGEHGKTYALGGINMTYADFHRMIAEEAGLDPARVMPLPAEAFAAAMKAYDEAEAGRGIEHGMHQADAARVQERFAYVEPEPVQAALGYGPEDVEAAIRESLRVCVASRTPVA, encoded by the coding sequence ATGTCCACAGTTGCGATCATCGGCGGCACCGGCCTCCTCGGACGCGCCACGGCGCAGGAACTCCTCGCGCACGGCTATGAGGTGCTCTCCATCTCGCTGCCGCCCGAGACCGCCCACCCGCTCGACGGCGTGCAGTACGTGTACTGCGACGTCGCCACGGCATCCGACGATGAGCTGCTCGCGTTGCTCGACGGTGTGGATGCCGTCGCCTACGCCGCCGGCGCCGACGAGCGCATCGCGCCGCAGGCGCCCGCGGCGGGCTTCTTCTACCGCGCCAACGTTCTGCCCACCCAGCGCATGGCGCGCCTCGCCCGCCAGGCCGGTGTGACCTCATTCGTCGTCTACGGCTCGTACTTCGCCGAGTTCGCCGAGCGCTGGCCCGAGCTGGGCCTGCGCGAGAACGCCGGGTACGTCCGCACCCGTCTGCTGCAGGAGCAGGTCGCCTTCCTCGAGGGCGAAGGCGCGATGACCGTGACCTCGCTGCGTCTCCCCTGGATCTTCGGCACCATGCCGGGCGCCGTGCCGCTGTGGAGCATGTTCGTGGCGATGGATGCCGCCGTCCCCGAGGACTCCCCCATCGCCGTCCCCGCGGGCGGCACCGTCATGGTCACCACCAGCCAGGTGGCCAAGGCCGCGCGCGGCGCGATCGAACGGGGCGAGCACGGCAAGACCTACGCGCTCGGTGGCATCAATATGACCTACGCCGACTTCCACCGCATGATCGCGGAGGAGGCGGGCCTGGATCCCGCCCGCGTGATGCCCCTCCCCGCCGAGGCGTTCGCGGCCGCGATGAAGGCGTACGACGAGGCCGAAGCCGGCCGCGGCATCGAGCACGGCATGCACCAGGCGGATGCCGCACGCGTGCAGGAGCGGTTCGCGTACGTCGAGCCGGAGCCCGTGCAGGCCGCGCTCGGCTACGGACCGGAAGACGTCGAGGCGGCGATCCGCGAGAGCCTGCGGGTCTGCGTCGCTTCGCGCACCCCGGTCGCCTGA
- a CDS encoding LuxR C-terminal-related transcriptional regulator, with product MAARLHAARTSGDAVGVFRIVAENPLVAWYAMPLPELAETIAEAMAGVSDSSDDKQICRGLLQVLRGEEISITLPARLQAMPLAMRGMQERLRGAPSAALRLQLTARTQRVRSASTLFDTTDGLAAFEAMQMGITRMLAGDLVGALTDFTAVRWSPTPSLPFLMRDAHVKSALVHALYGRPADAHRSIQAARSIPRTASWVEEGLDAHLEMAAAVLEEDAHAAVSRLESIPLDAVGELWPFLVEAMYRAHSRAGRGEAAALRFERLRDAAPPARPGDGMPGNVFDCILALVAFFRGDATMARRLNATVPPTFFRGAMMQAMLDIVAGRPDEALRILAELRPSTDGLDQLEGQRLALRAQALFARGQRVDALVALSEVRDLPDGAGRLGARLLTADLHDLARAEVAGWESIPTKALWPEDTIALTVRERELLAALHAGLTRTEIAERLFVSLNTIKTHQRSLFRKLGVSTRAEAAAIAERRGLL from the coding sequence ATGGCGGCGCGCCTGCACGCCGCCCGCACGTCAGGCGACGCCGTCGGCGTGTTCCGGATCGTCGCCGAGAACCCCCTCGTCGCCTGGTACGCCATGCCATTGCCCGAGCTCGCGGAGACGATCGCAGAGGCCATGGCCGGTGTCTCGGATTCTTCCGACGACAAGCAGATCTGCCGCGGTCTGCTGCAGGTCCTGCGCGGCGAAGAGATATCCATCACCCTCCCGGCGCGACTGCAGGCCATGCCCCTGGCGATGCGCGGTATGCAAGAGCGGCTGCGGGGCGCTCCGAGTGCGGCGCTCCGACTCCAGCTGACGGCGCGCACGCAGCGGGTGCGCTCGGCGAGCACGCTGTTCGACACGACCGATGGACTCGCCGCGTTCGAGGCGATGCAGATGGGCATCACCCGCATGCTGGCCGGGGACCTGGTCGGCGCGCTCACCGATTTCACGGCCGTCCGCTGGTCGCCGACCCCCTCGCTCCCTTTCCTGATGCGCGACGCGCACGTGAAGTCCGCCCTGGTGCACGCCCTGTACGGGCGACCGGCGGACGCCCACCGCAGCATCCAGGCTGCCCGCTCGATCCCTCGCACCGCGAGCTGGGTCGAGGAAGGGCTGGACGCGCACCTCGAGATGGCCGCCGCAGTGCTTGAGGAGGACGCGCACGCCGCCGTCTCACGGCTGGAATCGATCCCGCTGGACGCGGTCGGCGAACTGTGGCCGTTCCTTGTGGAGGCCATGTACCGCGCCCATTCGCGCGCCGGGCGCGGTGAGGCAGCCGCACTGCGCTTCGAGCGCCTGCGCGACGCCGCACCCCCCGCGAGGCCGGGCGATGGGATGCCGGGCAACGTCTTCGACTGCATCCTCGCCCTCGTAGCCTTCTTCCGCGGCGACGCGACGATGGCCCGTCGACTGAACGCGACCGTGCCGCCGACGTTCTTCCGCGGGGCGATGATGCAAGCCATGCTCGACATCGTCGCCGGGCGTCCCGACGAGGCCCTGCGCATCCTGGCGGAACTGCGTCCGTCAACGGACGGCCTCGATCAGCTGGAGGGACAGCGCCTCGCGCTTCGGGCGCAGGCCCTGTTCGCACGGGGGCAGCGCGTCGATGCCCTTGTCGCTCTGTCCGAGGTCCGCGATCTGCCCGACGGCGCCGGACGGCTGGGCGCCCGCCTGCTCACTGCGGACCTGCACGACCTCGCCCGCGCGGAGGTTGCCGGTTGGGAGTCGATTCCCACCAAGGCGCTCTGGCCCGAAGACACCATCGCGCTCACCGTGCGTGAACGCGAACTGCTCGCTGCCCTGCACGCGGGTCTGACCCGCACGGAGATCGCCGAGCGGCTGTTCGTGTCCTTGAACACGATCAAGACGCACCAGCGGTCACTGTTCCGCAAGTTGGGCGTCTCGACACGGGCCGAGGCCGCCGCGATCGCCGAGCGTCGCGGCCTGCTCTGA